The following are encoded together in the Oceanobacillus zhaokaii genome:
- a CDS encoding YojF family protein, which yields MKPIEIDKVQEMLQEFENKEVYVHLETTNGAYASHINERAYNVGAYIRNAKLSFSKAKIVGNGRSYRVGLKTEIGWVYAEGLSDWVINEDKQLLLAGHDREGRLMVALEISEAPFK from the coding sequence GTGAAGCCAATTGAAATTGATAAAGTACAAGAGATGTTACAGGAATTTGAAAATAAAGAGGTTTATGTCCACCTCGAGACAACCAACGGGGCTTATGCAAGTCATATTAATGAGAGGGCTTATAATGTTGGGGCGTATATTCGTAATGCTAAGCTTTCATTCAGCAAAGCCAAAATAGTTGGCAATGGGAGATCCTATCGTGTTGGTTTAAAGACAGAAATAGGCTGGGTTTATGCAGAAGGATTATCCGATTGGGTTATCAACGAGGATAAACAGCTACTATTAGCTGGACATGATCGTGAAGGGCGTCTGATGGTTGCTCTTGAAATAAGTGAAGCACCGTTTAAATAA
- the hprK gene encoding HPr(Ser) kinase/phosphatase produces MGITVRTRDLVDNFNLTLIAGKDGLHREIITSDISRPGMEMTGYFKYYPKERLQLIGKTEMAYFLELTDEEKRDRAERLCTDITPGIIISRGMKVPEILIEAANEAGVPILRSPRKTTRVISRITNFLEGKFAPFTAIHGVLVDIYGVGVLITGQSGVGKSETALELVKRGHRLVADDNVEIRQEDYDSLIGNAPPLIEHMLEIRGLGIINVMTLFGAGSVRTKKRISMVITLENWEEGKQYERLGLDDNQMKIMDVHLPNATIPVRPGRNLAVIIEVAAMNFRLKRMGVNAAQEFSDRLTNMIEHEKDSLK; encoded by the coding sequence ATGGGAATAACAGTAAGAACAAGAGACTTAGTAGACAATTTTAATTTGACATTAATTGCAGGAAAAGATGGCTTACATAGAGAAATTATCACCAGCGATATTTCGCGTCCTGGTATGGAAATGACTGGATATTTCAAATATTATCCAAAGGAAAGATTACAGTTGATCGGGAAAACAGAAATGGCATATTTCCTAGAACTTACGGATGAAGAAAAGAGAGATCGTGCCGAACGACTTTGTACAGATATTACCCCGGGAATAATTATTTCAAGAGGGATGAAGGTTCCTGAGATATTGATCGAGGCTGCAAATGAAGCAGGTGTACCAATTCTGCGGTCACCTAGAAAAACAACGAGGGTTATTAGTCGGATTACCAATTTCCTTGAAGGGAAATTTGCTCCTTTTACAGCTATTCATGGTGTATTAGTAGATATATATGGTGTTGGGGTACTAATAACAGGTCAGAGCGGAGTCGGTAAAAGTGAGACAGCATTGGAGCTTGTAAAGCGCGGACATCGACTAGTTGCGGATGATAATGTAGAAATTAGACAAGAAGATTACGATAGCCTAATCGGAAATGCCCCACCACTAATTGAACATATGCTGGAAATTCGCGGTCTTGGTATCATTAACGTAATGACTTTATTTGGTGCTGGGTCTGTTAGAACAAAAAAGCGGATATCAATGGTAATTACCCTGGAAAACTGGGAAGAAGGCAAGCAGTATGAGCGCTTAGGTCTTGATGATAATCAAATGAAAATTATGGATGTTCACTTACCAAATGCAACCATACCTGTTCGGCCTGGAAGAAACCTCGCAGTTATTATTGAGGTTGCAGCAATGAATTTTCGACTGAAAAGAATGGGAGTAAACGCAGCACAGGAATTCTCTGATCGTTTAACAAATATGATTGAGCATGAAAAAGACTCTTTAAAATAG
- the lgt gene encoding prolipoprotein diacylglyceryl transferase, translating to MIYNVAPIDRVFLEIGPLTIYWYGVIIAAGAALGLWLAMKEADRLRLNKELLIDFIVFAVPIAIIFARIYYVIFEWERYANGPWWGVFAIWEGGIAIHGAVIGGVLTAIVFARVRKISFWQLADIVAPSLILGQAIGRWGNFMNQEAHGGPISEDSIATFYQVLPDFIMNQMTIDGVTYHPTFLYESTWNILVFVLLLLLRRMNVLRGEIFLSYIIFYSIGRYFIEGMRTDSLYVIGELRTAQLLSIVLIIIGIILIIYRRKTTTVRYNDVPPPEKKSPKNGNKARKQKKRK from the coding sequence ATGATTTATAATGTTGCACCGATAGATCGCGTATTTTTGGAAATTGGTCCTCTAACCATTTATTGGTATGGTGTGATTATTGCAGCTGGAGCTGCACTAGGACTATGGCTAGCGATGAAAGAGGCAGATCGCTTAAGGCTTAATAAGGAATTATTGATTGATTTTATCGTCTTTGCTGTTCCAATAGCAATTATTTTTGCACGGATTTATTATGTGATTTTTGAATGGGAGCGATACGCCAATGGCCCATGGTGGGGTGTATTTGCAATCTGGGAAGGTGGAATTGCAATCCATGGTGCTGTTATAGGGGGAGTCTTAACGGCGATTGTTTTTGCTCGAGTTAGAAAGATATCCTTTTGGCAATTAGCAGATATTGTTGCACCAAGCCTTATTTTAGGACAAGCAATTGGCCGCTGGGGGAATTTCATGAATCAAGAGGCACATGGTGGACCAATCTCAGAAGATTCGATTGCTACGTTTTATCAGGTGCTGCCAGATTTTATTATGAACCAAATGACAATTGATGGTGTCACATACCATCCAACATTTTTATATGAATCAACATGGAATATACTCGTCTTCGTACTATTACTATTATTGCGCAGAATGAATGTTTTACGTGGAGAAATATTCTTAAGCTATATTATTTTCTATTCGATTGGACGCTATTTCATTGAAGGAATGCGAACAGATAGTTTATATGTTATTGGTGAACTGAGAACGGCTCAGCTTCTGTCGATTGTGTTAATTATTATTGGTATTATATTGATCATCTATCGTCGGAAAACAACGACTGTCAGATATAATGATGTTCCACCTCCGGAGAAAAAATCACCAAAGAATGGCAACAAAGCAAGGAAGCAAAAGAAGAGAAAATAA
- a CDS encoding nucleoside recognition domain-containing protein, with translation MNGILKRGFLQGLTTTWTLGKVIFPITLIVTILQFTPVLPWIIEQLEPIMGLIGLSGEAAVPLVLGNTLNLYAGIAAIVSFDFSVKEVFIMAMMLSFSHNLFIESAVASRVGVRWWIIVGVRVFLAIFAAFVINLLWSGGGELAQYGLISATEVAPVGWGEIILHGIETAIIAIIQLALIVIPLMIIMQFLREKGWLTKLSNLLAPFMKFLGMDKSASMTMVAGLTIGLAYGAGLMIQAVKEDGVSKKDMYLALIFLVSCHAVVEDTLVFIPLGIPVWPLLVIRLSTAIIMTIIVAFFWRRAENSKRKEAKNEHRYGTF, from the coding sequence ATGAATGGGATATTGAAACGTGGATTTTTACAAGGTTTAACAACAACTTGGACGTTAGGAAAGGTTATTTTTCCGATTACGTTAATTGTGACAATATTACAATTTACGCCTGTGTTACCTTGGATTATTGAACAATTAGAGCCAATCATGGGTTTGATTGGCCTGTCAGGAGAAGCAGCAGTCCCGCTAGTTCTCGGTAACACCTTAAATTTATATGCGGGTATTGCTGCTATTGTCTCTTTTGATTTTAGTGTAAAAGAGGTATTCATTATGGCAATGATGCTTTCTTTCTCACATAATCTGTTTATAGAATCTGCTGTTGCCTCAAGAGTTGGAGTGCGATGGTGGATTATTGTTGGAGTTCGCGTGTTCCTCGCGATATTCGCTGCGTTTGTAATAAATTTATTATGGAGCGGTGGTGGAGAACTTGCACAATATGGTTTAATATCTGCAACTGAGGTAGCGCCAGTCGGATGGGGAGAAATTATCCTGCATGGTATCGAAACAGCAATAATCGCTATTATACAATTGGCATTAATTGTTATTCCATTAATGATTATCATGCAATTTTTACGTGAAAAAGGCTGGCTTACGAAGCTATCCAATTTACTTGCACCGTTCATGAAATTCCTTGGGATGGATAAGAGTGCATCGATGACAATGGTTGCTGGTTTAACGATTGGTCTAGCTTATGGTGCAGGTCTAATGATTCAAGCAGTAAAAGAAGATGGTGTTTCTAAAAAGGATATGTATCTTGCACTAATCTTTCTTGTTTCTTGTCATGCCGTAGTAGAGGATACGCTAGTCTTTATCCCATTAGGAATTCCAGTTTGGCCATTATTGGTTATTCGATTATCAACAGCAATTATTATGACTATCATCGTCGCCTTTTTCTGGAGACGTGCAGAGAATAGTAAACGGAAGGAAGCAAAAAATGAACATAGATACGGTACTTTTTGA
- the bshB2 gene encoding bacillithiol biosynthesis deacetylase BshB2, whose translation MEKHVVVIYPHPDDEAFGAAGTIAKFRNEGVPVTYLCGTLGEMGRNMGTPTYANRESLPGIRKKELIKACEVLDIDLEMLGYRDKTIEFEDRKEMAANLKGYLDKIKPSLVITHYPDYAVHPDHNAFGAAAIEAVAQMNPENRPTIWAQAFSNNHLEALGAPDITNDITPFFDKKLEAILAHDSQANVSLNLQRPNEDPAMDAKERAKLRLGVEQFYTWEF comes from the coding sequence ATGGAAAAACATGTTGTTGTTATTTATCCACATCCGGATGATGAAGCATTTGGTGCTGCGGGAACAATTGCTAAATTTCGCAATGAAGGCGTTCCCGTTACATATTTATGTGGAACATTAGGTGAGATGGGAAGAAATATGGGTACACCTACATATGCAAACCGAGAATCTCTTCCAGGTATTCGTAAAAAGGAACTAATCAAAGCGTGTGAAGTTCTGGATATCGATTTAGAAATGCTAGGATACCGTGACAAGACAATTGAATTTGAAGATAGAAAGGAAATGGCAGCAAATCTGAAAGGCTATTTAGATAAAATAAAGCCAAGCCTCGTAATTACACATTACCCAGATTATGCAGTTCATCCTGACCATAATGCATTTGGTGCAGCAGCTATTGAAGCGGTCGCACAAATGAACCCAGAGAATCGTCCAACCATTTGGGCACAAGCTTTTTCTAATAATCACCTTGAAGCATTAGGAGCGCCAGATATTACCAATGATATTACTCCGTTCTTTGATAAAAAGCTGGAGGCAATATTAGCTCATGATTCGCAAGCAAATGTCTCACTTAATTTGCAACGGCCGAATGAGGATCCTGCAATGGATGCGAAAGAGCGTGCTAAATTGCGTTTAGGGGTAGAGCAATTTTATACCTGGGAATTTTAG